In one Microbacterium invictum genomic region, the following are encoded:
- a CDS encoding S9 family peptidase codes for MSPTDIQKLLGVGRPALSSDGEFVVFSVSRPDVPANRTVGQLWRIDLPDGAPRRMTRGVLDTSPVLSPDDTRLAFLRPDAKGRAQAFVVAAGGGDPVQATDAPLGVGEVVWTADGRSLAYTARMPEQGRYGTVEGLDAAAEAPRRITGIRWNANGLGYLADRPAQIFVIPAPEVDSEPFYEPAPAVQGGDQAPTRRAVAATARALTEGELSWSTLAIAGEEVLAVPDRIETDRRDLRTPVVAHRLDGAGRRDVLGTDANLSVSGLAVADDGTVVALASDVGATGTDFVAPGTALYVIGEGEARILTDPETVDLGEVGSHVTPAGDAFLVQDRRRGRVRLVRVSRDGSATEVVGGDREVLGHAASGSVVVAAVATPESFGELVLAGPGEPRVLTAFGASAAATGIVTPRELTVRGRDGYPVHGWVARPDGDGPFPVVLQIHGGPYASYGIHLFDETQVLVDAGYAVVYCNPRGSAGYGRAHGRAIRQAMGTVDHHDVIDFLDGALESDAALDSGRLGIMGGSYGGYLTAWIIAHDHRFRAAIVERGFLEPISFQGTSDIGSFFGDEYVGADRELIAAQSPMEVAGQVRTPTLVMHAEADHRCPLEQATRYYSALTRAGVPSEMLVFPGENHELTRSGQPRHRVERFDAVIEWWARHLPVG; via the coding sequence ATGAGCCCCACCGACATCCAGAAGCTCCTCGGCGTCGGGCGGCCCGCACTCTCGTCGGACGGCGAATTCGTGGTCTTCTCCGTCAGTCGCCCCGACGTCCCTGCCAACAGGACGGTCGGCCAGCTGTGGCGGATCGATCTGCCAGACGGCGCTCCGCGCCGCATGACGCGAGGAGTCCTCGACACCTCGCCCGTGCTCTCTCCCGACGACACCCGCCTGGCCTTCCTCCGCCCCGACGCGAAGGGACGCGCGCAGGCCTTCGTGGTCGCGGCGGGCGGCGGCGATCCGGTGCAGGCCACCGATGCTCCGCTGGGCGTCGGTGAGGTCGTGTGGACCGCCGACGGACGCTCACTGGCCTACACCGCGCGGATGCCCGAGCAGGGGCGCTACGGCACGGTCGAAGGACTGGATGCCGCCGCTGAGGCGCCGCGACGGATCACCGGCATCCGCTGGAACGCCAACGGTCTCGGCTACCTCGCCGATCGTCCGGCGCAGATCTTCGTGATCCCGGCGCCCGAGGTCGACAGCGAGCCGTTCTACGAGCCCGCGCCCGCGGTGCAGGGCGGCGATCAGGCGCCGACGCGACGCGCGGTCGCCGCGACCGCGCGTGCACTGACCGAGGGCGAGCTCAGCTGGTCGACGCTCGCGATCGCGGGAGAAGAGGTCCTCGCCGTTCCCGATCGCATCGAGACCGATCGCCGAGACCTGCGCACCCCCGTCGTCGCGCATCGCCTCGACGGTGCGGGGCGCCGCGACGTGCTGGGAACCGACGCGAACCTCTCCGTGTCGGGCCTCGCTGTCGCGGACGACGGCACGGTGGTCGCTCTGGCCTCCGATGTGGGGGCGACGGGAACGGACTTCGTCGCTCCCGGTACGGCGCTGTATGTGATCGGCGAGGGAGAGGCGCGAATCCTCACCGACCCCGAGACCGTCGACCTCGGCGAGGTCGGAAGCCACGTCACGCCGGCCGGCGATGCCTTCCTCGTGCAGGACCGGCGTCGCGGACGGGTCCGGCTTGTCCGCGTCTCACGCGACGGATCGGCCACCGAGGTCGTCGGCGGCGACCGTGAAGTGCTCGGCCACGCGGCATCCGGATCCGTCGTGGTCGCCGCCGTCGCCACCCCCGAGTCGTTCGGCGAGCTCGTCCTCGCCGGGCCCGGGGAGCCTCGGGTGCTGACCGCCTTCGGCGCGTCGGCGGCCGCGACGGGGATCGTGACGCCGCGCGAGCTGACCGTCCGCGGTCGCGACGGCTACCCCGTGCACGGCTGGGTCGCCCGGCCCGACGGGGACGGGCCGTTCCCCGTCGTCCTCCAGATCCACGGCGGACCCTATGCCAGCTACGGCATCCATCTCTTCGACGAGACCCAGGTCCTCGTCGACGCGGGGTACGCCGTGGTCTACTGCAACCCGCGGGGATCGGCCGGCTACGGACGGGCGCACGGGCGTGCCATCCGTCAGGCGATGGGCACGGTCGACCATCACGACGTCATCGACTTCCTCGACGGCGCTCTCGAGTCCGACGCCGCCCTCGATTCCGGCCGGCTGGGCATCATGGGGGGATCGTACGGCGGCTACCTCACCGCATGGATCATCGCGCACGACCACCGCTTCCGTGCGGCCATCGTCGAGCGCGGCTTCCTCGAGCCGATCTCCTTCCAAGGGACCAGCGACATCGGCTCGTTCTTCGGCGACGAGTACGTCGGCGCCGATCGCGAGCTCATCGCCGCGCAGAGTCCGATGGAGGTCGCCGGGCAGGTGCGGACGCCGACGCTCGTGATGCACGCCGAGGCCGATCATCGCTGTCCGCTCGAGCAGGCGACACGGTACTACTCCGCTCTCACCCGGGCGGGGGTGCCGAGCGAGATGCTCGTCTTCCCCGGCGAGAACCACGAGCTCACCCGCAGCGGCCAGCCCCGCCACCGGGTCGAGCGCTTCGACGCCGTGATCGAGTGGTGGGCGCGCCACCTGCCGGTCGGCTGA
- a CDS encoding SPFH domain-containing protein, with protein MIDLGAFIGQIFIIVLLVVLAIFVVVVLFRSIRIIPQAYAGIVERLGRYQRTLQPGLNLLVPFVDRLRPLVDMREQVVSFPPQPVITEDNLVVSIDTVVYFQVNDARAATYEIANYLSAVEQLTTTTLRNVVGGLNLEEALTSRDNINGQLRVVLDEATGKWGLRVSRVELKAIDPPTSIQDSMEKQMRAERDRRAAILTAEGTKQSQILEAEGRRQAEILRAEGDKQAAVLRAQGEAEAIEMVFGAIHAGEPDDKLLAYQYLQTLPKISESPSNKLWIIPSELTEALKGIGNALGGRDEGGSATGSPKRPTTAARRAEYSAASDAAVAAAREAASDADAIANEARSTTPGAIRSDDAAPAEGGAGSA; from the coding sequence GTGATCGACCTCGGCGCATTCATCGGTCAGATCTTCATCATCGTCCTGCTCGTCGTCCTGGCGATCTTCGTCGTCGTCGTGCTGTTCCGATCGATCCGGATCATCCCGCAGGCCTACGCAGGCATCGTCGAGCGCCTCGGCCGGTACCAGCGCACCCTCCAACCGGGTCTTAACCTCCTCGTGCCGTTCGTCGATCGTCTGCGACCGCTCGTGGACATGCGCGAGCAGGTGGTGTCGTTCCCGCCGCAGCCAGTGATCACAGAGGACAACCTCGTGGTCTCCATCGACACCGTGGTGTACTTCCAGGTCAACGATGCGCGGGCGGCGACGTACGAGATCGCGAACTACCTCAGTGCGGTGGAGCAGTTGACCACGACGACGCTGCGCAACGTCGTCGGCGGGCTCAACCTCGAAGAGGCGCTCACCAGCCGTGACAACATCAACGGCCAGCTCCGCGTGGTGCTCGACGAGGCGACCGGCAAGTGGGGTCTGCGCGTCTCGCGGGTCGAGCTGAAGGCCATCGATCCGCCGACCTCCATCCAGGACTCGATGGAGAAGCAGATGCGCGCCGAACGCGACCGCCGCGCGGCGATCCTCACGGCCGAGGGCACCAAGCAGTCCCAGATCCTCGAAGCCGAGGGCCGGCGCCAGGCCGAGATCCTGCGCGCCGAAGGCGACAAGCAGGCGGCGGTGCTCCGCGCGCAGGGTGAGGCCGAAGCCATCGAGATGGTGTTCGGTGCCATCCACGCCGGCGAGCCCGACGACAAGCTGCTGGCGTACCAGTATCTGCAGACCCTGCCGAAGATCAGCGAGAGCCCGTCCAACAAGCTGTGGATCATCCCGAGCGAGTTGACCGAGGCGCTCAAGGGCATCGGGAATGCGCTGGGCGGCCGCGACGAGGGCGGGTCGGCGACCGGCTCTCCGAAGCGGCCTACGACGGCCGCGCGTCGTGCCGAGTACTCCGCGGCGTCGGATGCGGCCGTGGCGGCCGCGCGCGAAGCCGCGTCGGATGCGGACGCGATCGCCAACGAGGCCCGGTCCACGACACCGGGGGCGATCCGCTCCGACGACGCCGCCCCGGCCGAAGGCGGGGCCGGCTCTGCCTGA
- a CDS encoding RNA polymerase-binding protein RbpA has translation MADRSLRGIRLGAQSLQSEEGVVFHERVQHIYSCTSCGRDTTLTFAADAEVPQAWECRTCGSEALLRIGEGTATVDHSDEKAPRTHWDMLLERRTIPELEELLEERLAFVRARRGAADDTSKGKLSA, from the coding sequence ATGGCAGACCGCAGTCTTCGCGGCATCCGACTCGGCGCCCAGAGCCTACAGAGCGAAGAGGGCGTCGTGTTCCATGAACGCGTACAGCACATCTATTCCTGCACGTCCTGTGGACGTGACACCACGTTGACCTTCGCGGCCGACGCCGAAGTCCCCCAGGCCTGGGAGTGCCGCACCTGCGGCTCCGAGGCCCTGCTCCGCATCGGCGAGGGAACCGCGACCGTCGATCACAGCGACGAGAAGGCACCCCGTACTCACTGGGACATGCTTCTCGAGCGCCGTACGATCCCCGAGCTCGAAGAGCTTCTGGAGGAGCGTCTGGCTTTCGTCCGCGCCCGCCGCGGCGCGGCAGACGACACCTCGAAGGGCAAGCTCAGCGCCTGA
- the lnt gene encoding apolipoprotein N-acyltransferase has protein sequence MSAAPAARVAQGPLLPLWAAALTAAVAGPVLDLAFPDVGWWPFAFVGVAFALVSLIGRSIGGAVFVGFVFGASFSLIHIIWITRYLGPIPWLALSGLEAILMAVGAVPIALAYRWLPRAMPGTLSRLIVLPILVAGLWTARELFMGSWPYTGFPWARIGMSQSESPLADIASWTGVAGLTFLMVAATAAVVEWLRLGRIRDLRTALPATVAVVLLIAVPAFPTTPSGDLRVGAVQGNGPSAYFDERTQYAILNAQLEATAPLAGEDLDLLVWPEGGIDYDPLQDATTAATLDALAEEFEAPLLVNAATDRGAQTFNTSMLWEAGSENPVAFHDKRNPVPMGEYVPDRWFFERIVPDLVGLIQREYTPGDNPPFIDVDGVGVGLAICFDVIYDAVIWEGARDGAEFYVFQTNNADFRDTDENLQQLAFARMRAIETGRSVVNLSTVGTSQVIGPDGATIDSLPAGTAGHLLEDVPLRTGLTPAVMIGPAVQVLLGWGSLLALAGVGILLRVRGRRTQTKTPACEETGVDRDVSA, from the coding sequence ATGAGCGCCGCGCCTGCGGCGCGCGTGGCGCAGGGGCCGCTCCTCCCGCTGTGGGCGGCCGCGCTCACCGCCGCCGTCGCCGGACCTGTTCTCGACCTCGCCTTCCCCGACGTGGGGTGGTGGCCGTTCGCCTTCGTCGGCGTGGCGTTCGCCCTCGTGTCCCTCATCGGCCGGAGCATCGGCGGCGCTGTCTTCGTCGGCTTCGTCTTCGGCGCCTCGTTCTCCCTCATCCACATCATCTGGATCACCCGGTACCTCGGGCCGATCCCCTGGCTGGCGCTGTCGGGGCTGGAGGCGATCCTCATGGCCGTCGGAGCCGTGCCGATCGCCCTCGCCTACCGTTGGCTGCCGCGGGCGATGCCCGGGACCCTGTCACGGCTGATCGTGCTCCCGATCCTCGTCGCGGGGCTGTGGACCGCTCGTGAGCTGTTCATGGGGTCCTGGCCGTACACGGGGTTCCCCTGGGCGCGGATCGGGATGAGCCAGTCCGAGAGTCCTCTCGCCGACATCGCGTCGTGGACGGGTGTCGCGGGGTTGACGTTCCTGATGGTCGCCGCCACGGCCGCGGTCGTCGAATGGCTGCGGCTCGGCCGCATCCGCGACCTCCGCACCGCGCTCCCCGCCACCGTCGCCGTCGTGCTGCTCATCGCGGTCCCCGCCTTCCCCACGACCCCGTCGGGAGATCTCCGCGTGGGAGCGGTGCAGGGCAACGGCCCGTCGGCGTACTTCGACGAACGCACGCAGTACGCGATCCTGAACGCCCAGCTCGAGGCGACCGCCCCGCTGGCGGGAGAGGATCTCGACCTGCTCGTGTGGCCCGAGGGCGGGATCGACTACGACCCGTTGCAGGACGCCACCACCGCGGCGACCCTCGACGCCCTCGCCGAGGAGTTCGAGGCACCGCTGCTCGTCAATGCTGCGACCGACCGGGGCGCGCAGACGTTCAACACGTCGATGCTGTGGGAGGCGGGGTCGGAGAACCCGGTGGCGTTCCACGATAAGCGGAACCCGGTCCCCATGGGGGAGTACGTCCCCGACCGCTGGTTCTTCGAACGCATCGTCCCCGACCTCGTGGGACTCATCCAGCGGGAGTACACGCCCGGCGACAATCCACCCTTCATCGACGTCGACGGCGTGGGGGTCGGGTTGGCCATCTGCTTCGACGTGATCTACGACGCCGTCATCTGGGAAGGGGCCCGCGACGGAGCGGAGTTCTACGTCTTCCAGACGAATAACGCCGATTTCCGCGACACCGACGAGAACCTGCAGCAGCTCGCGTTCGCGCGGATGCGGGCGATCGAGACCGGGCGTTCGGTGGTCAATCTGTCCACCGTGGGAACCAGCCAGGTGATCGGTCCGGATGGCGCGACCATCGACAGCCTCCCGGCGGGTACGGCCGGGCATCTGCTCGAGGATGTCCCGCTGCGCACGGGGCTCACGCCTGCGGTCATGATCGGCCCGGCGGTGCAGGTGCTCCTCGGGTGGGGCAGTCTTCTGGCCCTCGCCGGGGTCGGCATCCTCCTGCGGGTCCGGGGGCGGCGCACACAGACGAAGACGCCGGCCTGCGAGGAGACCGGCGTCGACAGGGACGTCAGTGCCTGA
- a CDS encoding NfeD family protein produces the protein MLPDLTQYLWIAWLVFAGIFIIIELLTLEFTFLMLAAGSVIGGLGVNLLGGPWWLQIAAAAAISGLLLFTIRPLLLRLLHRGEPARTNVDALYGMGGRVVAAFVDGEGGSVRLDNGETWTARLAPGADSPGVGIRVTVDRVLGATVEVSPATTPSAEGSTP, from the coding sequence ATGCTGCCGGATCTCACGCAATATCTCTGGATCGCGTGGCTGGTGTTCGCGGGCATCTTCATCATCATCGAGCTGCTCACGCTCGAGTTCACCTTCCTCATGCTCGCGGCGGGGAGCGTCATCGGCGGCCTCGGCGTCAACCTGCTGGGTGGACCGTGGTGGCTGCAGATCGCAGCGGCTGCGGCGATCTCGGGGCTGCTCCTGTTCACCATCCGTCCCCTCCTGCTACGACTGCTCCATCGCGGCGAACCGGCGAGGACCAACGTCGATGCCCTCTACGGCATGGGCGGACGCGTCGTGGCCGCTTTCGTCGATGGCGAAGGCGGCTCGGTGCGCCTGGACAACGGCGAGACCTGGACGGCGCGCCTGGCGCCCGGGGCGGACTCCCCCGGTGTCGGCATCCGCGTCACCGTCGACCGCGTCCTCGGCGCCACCGTCGAAGTGAGTCCCGCCACCACCCCGTCAGCGGAAGGAAGCACCCCGTGA
- a CDS encoding HdeD family acid-resistance protein has translation MSTGTGEKSLTNTVRVALGVVGAIALIFGLLILIWPEKTFSVITWILAVYAIIAGLIYIGLGAFSRERGGWSRIGYIVLGVLFVIAGIVAIANIASAASVLLLLVGLMIGITWVVEGIVSLSTLSDTSSKGWTIFFAIISIVAGVVVMFAPIWGALIVWLFFGISLVILGIIQIVRALRFGRA, from the coding sequence ATGTCCACCGGTACCGGGGAGAAGTCCCTCACCAACACCGTCCGGGTCGCCCTCGGCGTCGTCGGCGCGATCGCGCTCATCTTCGGTCTGCTGATCCTCATATGGCCCGAGAAGACCTTCAGCGTCATCACCTGGATCCTCGCCGTCTACGCGATCATCGCAGGGCTGATCTACATCGGCCTCGGGGCGTTCTCGCGCGAGCGGGGCGGCTGGTCGCGGATCGGCTACATCGTGCTCGGCGTGCTGTTCGTCATCGCCGGCATCGTCGCCATCGCCAACATCGCCAGCGCCGCGAGCGTCCTGCTTCTCCTCGTCGGACTGATGATCGGCATCACCTGGGTGGTCGAAGGGATCGTCTCGCTGTCCACCCTCTCGGACACGTCGTCGAAGGGCTGGACGATCTTCTTCGCGATCATCAGCATCGTCGCCGGTGTCGTGGTGATGTTCGCCCCCATCTGGGGCGCCCTCATCGTCTGGCTGTTCTTCGGCATCTCGCTGGTGATCCTCGGGATCATCCAGATCGTCCGCGCCCTCCGCTTCGGTCGCGCCTGA
- a CDS encoding DEAD/DEAH box helicase → MTRPSPAERYARAAAASREQRGHPVTTAFAASRPFDLDPFQIESCRALEEGRSVLVAAPTGAGKTIVGEFAIHLAMREPDDKAFYTTPMKALSNQKYRELVDEYGPDEVGLLTGDTNINGNARVVVMTTEVLRNMLYADSPALRSLRYVVMDEVHYLADRFRGAVWEEVIIHLPRSVRLVSLSATVSNAEEFGDWLDTVRGDTEVIVSETRPVPLEQHVLVRGDLLPLFDDRAGVATAQVNQELMRLRSFKGAAFENNRRAQQARNDPNRRRPPRGGVRPVRPSNMRSIERIDRPDVVHLLERSNLLPAIFFIFSRAGCDAAVQQVRRAGLRLTSREERDLIREIVAERTRTLGDEDLAVLGFWEWRENLERGVAAHHAGLLPAFKEVVEELFQRKLVKAVFATETLALGINMPARTVVLEKLEKFNGEARVAITAGEYTQLTGRAGRRGIDVEGHAVIQWTEQMDPQQVAALASRRTYPLNSSFRPTYNMAVNLIDQFGRPRAREVLESSFAQFQADRAVVGLARQVKEAEESLAGYATAMACDRGDFVEYAGIRRELSDLEKINRRDATAPRGLRESRQRQLASLRKRVQRHPCHSCPDRESHARWGERYHRLDRDVQRMRRQIDSRTGTVARVFDRVVDVLSALDYVEIDPSGDTRLTAEGRRMRRIYGERDLLVAESLRLHLWDRLDAASLAALACCLVFEPRREDGRENALPRGAFRPVFAETLTLWQRLDDLEREHHLPGSEPPSGGLALAMHTWARGGMLDRVLDEADMAAGDFVRWAKQTIDLLDQLSIVADTEVGRTARSALDAVRRGIVAHSSV, encoded by the coding sequence ATGACGCGGCCGTCGCCGGCCGAGCGGTACGCCCGCGCGGCCGCGGCCTCCCGTGAGCAGCGTGGGCACCCGGTCACCACCGCCTTCGCCGCCTCGCGGCCGTTCGACCTCGATCCGTTCCAGATCGAGAGCTGCCGGGCGCTGGAGGAGGGGCGGAGCGTCCTCGTGGCCGCCCCGACCGGCGCGGGCAAGACGATCGTCGGGGAGTTCGCCATCCACCTCGCGATGCGCGAGCCCGACGACAAGGCGTTCTACACGACGCCGATGAAGGCCCTGTCCAACCAGAAGTACCGCGAGCTCGTCGACGAGTACGGTCCCGACGAGGTCGGCCTGCTGACCGGCGACACGAACATCAACGGCAACGCCCGCGTCGTGGTGATGACCACCGAGGTGCTGCGCAACATGCTGTACGCCGACTCCCCGGCGCTGCGGAGTCTGCGCTACGTCGTCATGGACGAGGTGCACTACCTCGCCGATCGCTTCCGGGGTGCGGTCTGGGAAGAGGTCATCATCCACCTCCCTCGGAGCGTGCGACTGGTCTCGCTGTCCGCGACGGTCTCGAACGCCGAGGAGTTCGGCGACTGGCTCGACACGGTCCGCGGCGACACCGAGGTCATCGTGTCAGAGACCCGGCCCGTCCCGCTTGAGCAGCACGTGCTCGTGCGCGGCGATCTCCTGCCGCTCTTCGACGACCGGGCGGGGGTGGCGACCGCCCAGGTCAACCAGGAGCTGATGCGGCTGCGCTCGTTCAAAGGCGCCGCCTTCGAGAACAACCGCCGGGCCCAGCAGGCGCGCAACGATCCAAACCGTCGTCGGCCGCCGCGCGGCGGGGTGCGACCGGTGCGGCCCTCCAACATGCGCAGCATCGAGCGCATCGACCGCCCCGACGTCGTGCACCTTCTCGAGCGCAGCAACCTGCTGCCGGCGATCTTCTTCATCTTCAGTCGCGCCGGCTGCGACGCTGCCGTGCAGCAGGTGCGGCGGGCCGGCCTCCGACTCACCAGCCGCGAGGAGCGCGACCTCATCCGCGAGATCGTCGCCGAGCGCACCCGCACCCTCGGTGACGAGGATCTCGCCGTGCTGGGGTTCTGGGAGTGGCGGGAGAACCTCGAGCGCGGTGTCGCCGCGCATCACGCCGGGCTCCTGCCTGCCTTCAAGGAGGTCGTGGAAGAGCTGTTCCAGCGCAAGCTGGTCAAGGCGGTCTTCGCCACCGAGACCCTGGCCCTCGGGATCAACATGCCCGCCCGCACCGTCGTGCTCGAGAAGCTCGAGAAGTTCAACGGCGAGGCGCGCGTGGCCATCACCGCCGGGGAGTACACGCAGCTCACGGGGCGTGCGGGGCGCCGCGGCATCGACGTCGAGGGTCACGCGGTCATCCAGTGGACCGAGCAGATGGATCCGCAGCAGGTCGCGGCCCTGGCGTCACGGCGCACCTATCCGCTGAACTCCAGCTTCCGCCCCACCTACAACATGGCCGTGAACCTGATCGATCAGTTCGGCAGGCCCCGGGCACGCGAGGTGCTGGAGTCCTCGTTCGCCCAGTTCCAGGCCGACCGCGCGGTGGTGGGTCTCGCGCGACAGGTGAAGGAGGCGGAGGAGTCGCTGGCCGGATATGCGACGGCGATGGCCTGCGATCGCGGCGATTTCGTGGAGTATGCGGGGATCCGCCGCGAACTGAGCGACCTGGAGAAGATCAATCGGAGGGATGCCACGGCGCCGCGTGGCCTGCGAGAGAGCCGGCAACGTCAGCTCGCCTCCCTCCGCAAGCGCGTGCAGCGTCACCCCTGCCATTCCTGCCCGGACCGCGAGAGTCACGCCCGGTGGGGGGAGCGCTATCACCGCCTGGATCGGGACGTGCAGCGGATGCGCCGTCAGATCGACAGCCGCACCGGCACGGTCGCCCGGGTGTTCGACCGCGTCGTCGACGTGCTCAGCGCCCTCGATTACGTCGAGATCGACCCGTCCGGCGACACCCGCCTCACCGCCGAGGGGCGCCGCATGAGGCGCATCTACGGCGAGCGCGACCTGCTCGTCGCGGAGTCGCTCCGCCTCCACCTGTGGGACCGGCTGGATGCCGCGTCGTTGGCGGCCCTTGCCTGCTGCCTCGTCTTCGAGCCGCGCCGCGAGGACGGCCGAGAGAACGCCCTGCCGCGGGGCGCCTTCCGGCCGGTCTTCGCCGAGACGCTCACGCTGTGGCAGCGTCTGGACGACCTCGAGCGGGAGCACCACCTGCCGGGATCGGAGCCCCCCTCCGGTGGCCTCGCCCTGGCGATGCACACCTGGGCGCGCGGGGGCATGCTCGACCGGGTGCTCGATGAGGCCGACATGGCCGCCGGCGACTTCGTGCGCTGGGCGAAGCAGACGATCGACCTGCTCGATCAGCTCTCGATCGTCGCCGACACCGAGGTGGGACGGACCGCGCGCTCGGCGCTGGATGCGGTGCGGCGCGGGATCGTCGCGCACTCGTCGGTATGA
- a CDS encoding glycerophosphodiester phosphodiesterase family protein has translation MLAHRGLVPEESTDLVENSFAAVAAAHAAGATYVESDCHLTRDGEVVLFHDDDLQRVAGDPRAVAEVTIAELSELMAGLGGLLTLTQALESFPTVRFNLDVKAAAAAGPVGRRVAPHAERVLLTSFSDDRRRAALQAAADAGAPMRPATSAGTGTITRLLLASGLRARRTVARLLSDVDALQVPERRGRVPIVTPRFIEDAHRHGVEVHVWTVNDPADMHRLLDLGVDGLVTDRADVALPLTARRAS, from the coding sequence GTGCTGGCCCACCGCGGTCTGGTCCCCGAAGAGTCCACGGATCTCGTCGAGAACTCGTTCGCCGCGGTGGCCGCGGCTCACGCCGCGGGGGCGACCTACGTCGAGTCCGACTGCCACCTCACCCGCGACGGCGAGGTGGTGCTCTTCCATGACGACGACCTGCAGCGCGTCGCGGGGGATCCGCGCGCGGTCGCCGAGGTGACCATCGCCGAACTGTCCGAGCTGATGGCCGGCCTCGGAGGCCTGCTGACCCTCACCCAGGCCCTGGAGTCCTTCCCGACGGTGCGGTTCAATCTGGACGTCAAGGCGGCCGCCGCGGCCGGGCCAGTGGGGCGCCGCGTCGCACCGCACGCCGAGCGCGTGCTCCTCACGAGCTTCTCCGACGACCGCCGCCGCGCCGCGCTGCAGGCCGCTGCGGATGCCGGCGCGCCCATGCGACCGGCCACCTCGGCCGGCACCGGGACCATCACCCGACTGCTCCTCGCGTCCGGGCTCCGGGCGCGACGCACCGTCGCCCGCCTCCTCTCCGACGTGGACGCCCTGCAGGTGCCGGAGCGACGGGGACGTGTGCCGATCGTCACCCCCCGCTTCATCGAGGATGCGCACCGTCATGGCGTCGAGGTGCACGTGTGGACGGTGAACGACCCGGCCGACATGCATCGACTCCTGGACCTGGGCGTGGACGGGCTCGTGACCGATCGCGCCGACGTCGCGCTCCCGCTCACGGCTCGACGCGCCTCCTGA
- a CDS encoding SDR family oxidoreductase translates to MSQTLASGSLAGKTALVTGSSRGIGADTVRFLAEAGADVVINYRNKAPRAEKLATQLRELGVRVLVVGADLTDPASVQAMFAEVEREFGRLDVLVLNASGGMEAGMAEDYALRLNRDAQVSVLETAIPLLGDGARVVFVTSHQAHFIRTTPTMPEYEQVALSKRAGEDALRERIPMLAERGVDFVVVSGDMIEGTITATLLERANPGAIASRRDSAGRLYNVSEFAAEVARAAVDPIPEGNTRLVGDTASFAGA, encoded by the coding sequence ATGTCTCAGACCCTTGCTTCCGGATCGCTGGCGGGGAAGACCGCCCTGGTCACCGGATCCTCCCGCGGGATCGGCGCCGACACCGTCCGCTTCCTCGCCGAAGCGGGAGCCGACGTCGTCATCAACTACCGCAATAAGGCCCCGCGCGCCGAGAAGCTCGCCACCCAGCTGCGCGAGCTCGGCGTGCGGGTGCTGGTGGTCGGGGCCGATCTGACCGACCCCGCCTCGGTGCAGGCGATGTTCGCCGAGGTCGAGCGCGAGTTCGGTCGGCTCGACGTCCTCGTACTGAACGCGTCGGGCGGCATGGAGGCCGGCATGGCGGAGGACTATGCGCTCCGCCTCAATCGTGACGCCCAGGTGTCGGTGCTCGAGACCGCCATCCCGCTCCTCGGTGACGGAGCCCGCGTCGTCTTCGTCACCAGCCACCAGGCCCACTTCATCCGCACGACGCCGACGATGCCCGAGTACGAGCAGGTCGCGCTGTCCAAGCGCGCCGGCGAGGACGCCCTGCGGGAGCGCATCCCGATGCTCGCCGAGCGCGGCGTGGACTTCGTCGTCGTTTCGGGCGACATGATCGAGGGCACCATCACCGCCACGCTCCTCGAGCGCGCGAACCCCGGGGCCATCGCCTCGCGACGCGACTCGGCGGGGCGGCTGTACAACGTGTCGGAATTCGCCGCCGAGGTGGCGCGGGCCGCCGTTGATCCGATCCCCGAGGGCAACACCCGGCTGGTGGGTGACACCGCTTCCTTCGCGGGGGCGTGA